The Streptomyces sp. R28 region GCACCGAGTGCGGCGAGGGCCTCGAGGCGGTGCAGAAGTTCACCGACGACGCCCTGACCGAGTGCCCCAGCTGCCAGGGCCGCCTCAAGAAGGTGTTCTCCGCGGTCGGCATCGTCTTCAAGGGCTCCGGTTTCTACCGCAACGACAGCCGCGGCTCCTCGTCGAGCAGCTCGCCGGCGTCGTCGAAGCCGTCGACGTCCGCCTCGTCCGACTCGTCCTCTTCTTCGTCCGCCTCGACGTCTTCTTCGTCGTCCTCGGACTCGAAGTCGTCGAGCTCCGGCACCTCCTCCAGCAGCTCCGCCGCGTAACACCTGCTTCTTACGGGACCCTGTCGTCTTGCGACGACGGGGTCCTCGGTGTTCGAGGGGGCGGTTAGGGTGCGGTCATGGTGAACAAGGCGAACGCAGAACTCGGCGTGATCGGCGGCTCCGGCTTCTACTCGTTCCTCGACGACGTGACCGAGATACAGGTGGACACCCCGTACGGGCCGCCCAGTGACTCCCTCTTCCTCGGCGAGATCGCCGGCCGACGGGTCGCCTTCCTCCCCCGGCACGGACGCGGTCACCATCTGCCGCCGCACCGGATCAACTACCGGGCCAACCTCTGGGCGCTGCGCTCGCTCGGCGTGCGCCAGGTCCTCGCGCCGTGCGCGGTGGGCGGCCTGCGTCCCGAGTACGGGCCTGGCACCCTGCTCGTGCCGGACCAGCTGGTCGACCGTACGAAGTCCCGGGTGGGCACGTACTTCGACGGGCTGCCGCTGCCCGACGGCACCGTGCCGAACGTGGTGCACGTCTCCCTGGCCGACCCCTACTGCCCCGCCGGACGTACGGTCGCGTTGAAGGCGGCGCGCGGACAGGACTGGGAGCCGGTGGACGGCGGCACGCTGGTCGTCATAGAGGGGCCGCGCTTCTCGACCCGTGCCGAATCGTTGTGGCACCAGGCCCAGGGCTGGTCGGTGGTGGGCATGACCGGCCACCCCGAGGCGGCCCTCGCCCGTGAACTCGAGCTCTGCTACACCTCGTTGACGCTGGTCACGGACCTCGACGCGGGCGCCGAGACCGGCGAGGGCGTCTCGCACGACGAGGTGCTGCAGGTGTTCGCGGCGAACGTGGACCGGCTGCGGGGCGTGCTCTTCGACGCGGTGGCCGCGCTGCCGACGAACGAGGAGCGGGACTGCCTGTGCACCAAGGCGCTGGGCGGGATGGATCCGGGGTTCGAGCTGCCGTAGGGCTCTCCGGCGGGCGGAAGTCCTCGTTCGGGTGCGGGAGTTTTCCACAACCGGCCAGTAGTCCACCGGGCCCGGCGGGCGGCGGCGCGATGCCTCATCGTGGGCTCGCAAGCCGTTCCGTCGTCGCAGGTGGTGTCCTCATGTCCATGGCTCCGTCGTCCTTCTCCTCTCCCTCTCCCGTTGCTCCGCTCCCCCCGGGCACGGACGCTCCGGCCACGTGCGAGGTGCCGCACTTCGCCCCCGTACGGGTACGCGGCGGGCGGTATCGGCTACGCCGGCTCGTGCGGCACCGGAGGCGGGCCGTGGCAGCCGGGCTCGCCGTGACCGCGGCAGCGCTCGTGGCGGCGGGCCCGCGGGAAGCGGGGCGGGAGGCCGACGGGGCGCCCGGGCATCCGGTGGCGGAGCCGGTACGCCAGCACCGGGCGGTCGAGCGGGTGTCCGCGCCGGTGCGGATCGCCGACGGGGCGACGGTGCGGCTGCTGCGGCCCGGTGACCGGGTCGACGTGATCGCCGCGCAGGACACGGCCGCGGGCGGCGCCTCCCATGTGGTCGCGCGCGGCGCGCGGGTGACGAAGGTGCCGGAGCCGCTGGACGCCGCGACCGAGAGTGGGGCGCTGGTCGTGCTCTCGGTGCCGCGCGCCACCGCGGCACACCTCGCGGGGGCGAGCGCTACGGGACGGCTGGCGGTGACGCTGTGCTGAGCCGGGTCGCACGTGTCGTGCGCATGGCAGTCAAGGCCCTGTCAAGTCCCTCCTTCCGGTGGCGCAATTGGACAGGATGGCCCAGCCCTGACGTAGGTTGC contains the following coding sequences:
- a CDS encoding FmdB family zinc ribbon protein — protein: MPTYQYQCTECGEGLEAVQKFTDDALTECPSCQGRLKKVFSAVGIVFKGSGFYRNDSRGSSSSSSPASSKPSTSASSDSSSSSSASTSSSSSSDSKSSSSGTSSSSSAA
- a CDS encoding S-methyl-5'-thioadenosine phosphorylase; amino-acid sequence: MVNKANAELGVIGGSGFYSFLDDVTEIQVDTPYGPPSDSLFLGEIAGRRVAFLPRHGRGHHLPPHRINYRANLWALRSLGVRQVLAPCAVGGLRPEYGPGTLLVPDQLVDRTKSRVGTYFDGLPLPDGTVPNVVHVSLADPYCPAGRTVALKAARGQDWEPVDGGTLVVIEGPRFSTRAESLWHQAQGWSVVGMTGHPEAALARELELCYTSLTLVTDLDAGAETGEGVSHDEVLQVFAANVDRLRGVLFDAVAALPTNEERDCLCTKALGGMDPGFELP